The proteins below are encoded in one region of Enhydrobacter sp.:
- a CDS encoding HlyD family secretion protein, which produces MWSVPFLAIAGALAIWLSSGRYVETDNAYVKGDRVFLATELSGRIVEVAVHENQHVSRGQLLYRLDDTPYRIQLSKIEAEIETQRAEIRGLKAQWRTKREEIKAALSQGVYAQADYERQKDLAERKFASAAKFEEARMSLDVARQRIAAAEQELTRIEAALAGDPKIDVDHHPKVKQLLAARNEALLDLRRTMILAPMDGIVQKVLVPGSYAIMGVPSIAVMADSDLWIEANFKETELTRVRVGQPVTIRVDTYPDMQCTGKVTSFSQATGAEFAVLPPQNASGNWVKVVQRIPVRTSVVCKEGDPPLRIGMSTIVEIDTGHHRTLGDLLSIFGL; this is translated from the coding sequence ATGTGGTCGGTGCCGTTCCTGGCGATTGCCGGCGCCCTCGCCATCTGGCTGTCGTCCGGTCGCTACGTCGAGACCGACAATGCCTATGTGAAAGGCGACCGCGTCTTCCTCGCCACCGAGCTGAGCGGCCGCATCGTCGAGGTGGCGGTGCACGAGAACCAGCACGTCTCGCGCGGCCAGCTCCTCTACCGGCTCGACGATACGCCCTACCGCATCCAGCTCAGCAAGATCGAGGCCGAGATCGAGACCCAACGCGCCGAGATTCGCGGATTGAAGGCGCAGTGGCGCACCAAGCGCGAGGAGATCAAGGCGGCGCTCAGCCAGGGCGTCTATGCCCAGGCCGACTACGAGCGCCAGAAGGATCTCGCCGAGCGCAAGTTCGCCTCGGCCGCCAAGTTCGAGGAAGCACGCATGTCGCTCGATGTGGCGCGCCAGCGCATCGCGGCGGCCGAGCAGGAGCTCACGCGCATCGAGGCCGCCCTGGCGGGCGATCCCAAGATCGACGTCGACCACCACCCCAAGGTGAAGCAGCTTCTTGCCGCCCGCAACGAGGCGCTGCTCGACTTGCGCCGCACGATGATCCTCGCCCCGATGGACGGCATCGTGCAGAAGGTGCTGGTGCCGGGCAGCTACGCGATCATGGGCGTGCCGTCGATCGCGGTGATGGCCGACAGCGATCTCTGGATCGAGGCCAACTTCAAGGAAACGGAGCTGACGCGCGTCCGTGTCGGCCAGCCGGTGACCATCCGGGTCGATACCTATCCCGACATGCAATGCACGGGCAAGGTCACGTCGTTTTCCCAGGCCACGGGGGCCGAGTTCGCGGTGCTGCCGCCGCAGAACGCCTCGGGCAACTGGGTGAAGGTCGTGCAGCGCATCCCGGTGCGCACCTCCGTCGTCTGCAAGGAGGGCGATCCGCCGCTGCGCATCGGCATGAGCACGATCGTCGAGATCGACACCGGCCATCACCGCACGCTGGGCGATCTGCTGTCGATCTTCGGGCTGTGA